One part of the Granulicella arctica genome encodes these proteins:
- a CDS encoding VOC family protein: MLDDCSVMGFIPTKDAAKARAFYVDLLGLTLVSEDPFATEVLANGTHIRITNVPDFTPFSFTLLGWRVADITASVAEMASKGVAFERYPRLEQDAHGIWTAPGGARIAWFKDPDGNTLSLSQH, encoded by the coding sequence ATGCTCGACGACTGCTCCGTAATGGGTTTTATCCCGACGAAGGACGCCGCGAAGGCGCGTGCCTTCTATGTCGATCTGCTGGGCCTGACCCTGGTCTCGGAGGACCCCTTCGCCACCGAGGTTCTCGCGAACGGCACGCATATCCGCATCACCAACGTGCCGGACTTCACGCCGTTTTCCTTCACGCTACTCGGCTGGAGGGTGGCGGATATCACCGCCTCTGTCGCGGAGATGGCGAGCAAGGGCGTAGCCTTCGAGCGCTACCCACGGCTCGAGCAGGATGCACACGGCATCTGGACCGCACCCGGCGGAGCCCGCATCGCGTGGTTCAAAGACCCCGACGGCAACACGCTTTCTCTCTCGCAACATTAA